In Chrysemys picta bellii isolate R12L10 chromosome 22, ASM1138683v2, whole genome shotgun sequence, the genomic stretch GCCGGACAGGAGCCCGTGCCTagcctcactccccaccccccgaccCAGCCGACCTGGGCCAggtgggagctggcgccccctagaggggaaaggcctcgagccccattcccagccccccccggACCCACCGGCTCACGTCTCCCGCCCTCGCCCCACAGTTCTCCTGGAGCCTCCATCCAACCTGACGGCGCGCACGACCGAGAGCCCGGGGCAGCTGGCGGTGAGCTGGCAGCCGCCCGGCCTGCGCTACCTGGAGAGCAGCCTGCGCTACGAGGTGGCCTTCGCCCCCGAGGGCGCCGAGCGCCAGACGGTGAGTGCCCCTtatcccccgccctcccccggcgcccCTCACCCCGCCCGCCCGGCGCCCCtcaccccgcccgccccccccggcgcccctcaccccgccctcccccgcccGGCGCCCCTCACCCTGCCCGCCCGGCGCCCctcaccctgccctcccccacccggcgcccctccccctgccctcccccgcccGGCGCCCCTCACCCCGCCTGCCCCCGCCCGGCGCCCCTcaccccgccctcccccgcccggcgcccctccccctgccctcccccgcccGGCGCCCCTCACCCCGCCCGCCCCCGCCCGGCGCCCCTCACCTCGCCCTCCCCcgcccggtgcccctcaccccgccTGCCCCCGCCCGGCGCCCCtcaccctgccctcccctgcccggCGCCCCTCACCCCGCCTGCCCCCGCCCGGCGCCCCTCACCCCGCCTGCCCTCGCCCGGCGCCCCTCACCCCGCCCGCCCCCGCCCGGCGCCCCtcaccccgcccgcccccccgGCGCCCCTCACCCCGCCCGGCGCCTCTcaccccgccctcccccgcccggtgcccctcaccccgccCGCCCCTCACCCCGCCCTCCCGCCCGCTGCAGGTCAACATCCCCGACGGCCGCACCGAGTGTCTCATCCTCAACCTGCGGGGCCGGACCCGCTACGCCCTGGCCGTGCGCGTCAAGCCCGACGGCGTCAGCTACAGCGGCTACTGGAGCGCCTGGTCGGCGCCGGTCACCGTGGTGACGCCCCGCGGTGAgaccccccccgctgcccctcccgtgttggggggcgggggatagcgggggcatgggggggaggggccgtggGCTGGCGGGGGAtagcggggggatggggggaggggccgtgGGCTGGCGGGGGATagcggggggatgggggtggaggagccgtGGGCTAGTCTGGGGATagcggggggatgggggtggaggagccgtGGGCTAGTCTGGGGATagcggggggatggagggggaagggctgtgggctGGCGGGGGATagcggggggatgggggtggaggggccgtGGGCTGGCAGGGGATagcggggggatgggggtggaggggccgtGGGCTGGTCTGGGGGGGCCAATCCTTGGCCCTTTGCTATGATCCCACTGGAGGCAGCTGGTGCCATCCCTGGGGCCTCTCGTGCCCGCTGCCTGGGCTGACCCTGCCTCCCCACCTTGCAGATCTGGACCCCCTGATCCTGTCACTGTCTCTCATCCTGTTGCTCATCGTGGTGCTCCTGGCCCTCTTTGCCCTGCTCACCCACCGCAGGTACCGCCCGCCGCACCCGTTCCCACCGGGACAGCCCATCCCCGGCTCCCTGCCCGCCGCGCCCGTGCCCACCAGAACAGcccatcccccgccccctggGTCCTGCCCGCCGCGCCCGTGCCCACCGGGACAGCCCATCCCCGGCTCCCTGCCCGCCGCGCCCATGCCCACCAGAACAGCCCGTCCCCTGCCCCCTGGGTCCCGCCCACCGTGCCCGTGCCCACCGGGACAGCCCATCCCCGGCTCCCTGGGTCCCACCCACCCCGCCCGTGCCCACCGGGACAGCCCATCCCCGGCTCCCTGCCCGCCGCGCCCGTGCCCACCAGAACAGCCCGTCCCCCGCCCCCTGGGTCCCGCCCACCGCGCCCGTGCCCACcgggacagcccctcccccacccccggggcccCTCCAGGCTAAGGCTTCAAGGCGCTTGTGCGGGGAGAGATCCAACCCCAGCCTTATGCGTGTGCACACGCCTGCCAAACTGGGGGTGTCCCTAGGCGTGCATGTCCTTGTGTGTGGTAGCATGCACATGTGTGTTGTCACGGGTGTGCAGATGCTTGGAGGTTGTCTGAGGGGATGCGCGAGGCAtgtgggtggtgctgggggccGTATCTCCCGagccccctgcagccaatggCCCACGAGCGTTTGCAGGGTGGGTGCACACACATTTCcatgcggcgggggggggggggggagttcacgCCGGGACTTGTCTCCTGTTCACCACTGCCCCCCCTCTAGGTTTTTGAAGAAAAAGCTGTGGCCGGTgattcccagcccggagcacaaATTCGAGGGGCTTTTCACCCTCTACAAGGGGAACTTCCAGGTACCAGATCctgccctggccggggctccagGGGCACTGCAGGGGGCTGCAGCCCATCGACGCATGGAGGGGTCTGGCCAGCAGGGCCTGCTGGGGGTCACCACCCTGCCCCGGGGGCATCTGTGCTGGGGATATGGGGGTCTGATGCTGGGGGGATACGCTGGGCTGGGGGACCAGGGTGATTGTCCGGGAGGGGGAGATGCTTAGAGATGGGGGAGCCGCCAGAGGAGGGCCAAGGTGGAGAGTGAGCCTGGGGCTGGTTTTCATGCTGCCAAATGCTAGGCATTGTTGTGGTAGGCCCTACATAAACCCTTGGTTTAAAACAaaggggctggcaggagctggtgggGGACAGGCAGAACCGGAGAGTCCAGGGATGCAGAGAGGGGGCTCAGACCCCCAGGCTTGGCTCAGTaggtgcccccctccccaccccgcctctcTGGTGATCCAGGCCCTGTTGCTTTCGCAGCTCTGGCTGGGACAAAGAAATGCCTACCTGTGGTGGAGCGCGAACCCTGGTTATTTGGAGGAGCAGCCCACCATGCTGGAAGTGCTGTCCGAGGGCCGCGAATCCAAGGTGGAGGGGCCggtgccccctctgccccccaaagccCAGGGCTCGGTCCCGCCCGCCCGCCCTGAGCCGCCCGCGGAGCCCCAGGATGACTACCTGGTGCTGGATGAACAGCTGATACCATGCAGCCTGGGCAAGGACTCTCTGCTCCTGCCGGATGCCCGGAGCAGTGCGAGCTCTGAAGCGCCCCCTgccatggggcaggagctgggctcCCCGGGGGCGACACCGGAGCCCGTCCCAGAGGAGCGGGTCTCGTCCTCCTCCAGCTTCGAGTACACCGTCTTCGACCCCAGTTCGGAGCTGCTGGCACCCTGTGGGCACCAGCGCCCGCTTAAATACAGCTACCTGCTGGTGTCCGACTCCGGGATCTCCGCTGACTACAGCCCCCTGGGCACCAGCACCAACCGGCCCAACCTCTACACCAACCTGTGCCAGGAGGAGTGCCAGGCccagcccttcccagccagctacGTGGTGTGCTCATAGTGCCGGCGGACGGGCACAGGACTCTGGGCCTGGAGAACAGAGATGGAACCCCACGTCTGCCGGACGTCCCGGCAGGACAAAGAAAAGACCCCGTCCCAGCAGGACGTTGAGGGGACCGGGGATGATATAAAGGAGACCCCCCATCCCAGCAGGACGTTGAGGGGACCCCGTCCTGGCATGACGTAAAGGACACCCCATCCCAGCGGGACACAGAGGATGGATATATGACCCCAGCACCAGCTCCCTCTTGCCTGGGGCTTGCAAGGCTGTGGTGGAAGCCAATGGAGGTGGATCCGAACTGCCCCAGGTGGATCCGAACTGCCAGGCCGGAAACTCCCACTGGGCCGGATGGGCCACGGGCAACGCGGCCGGTGCCGGCGGTCACATCCGCGGAGCAGATGGTCAAGGACCAACCTGCCAGCAGGGAACGTGACTGCCAATTCCTCCCACACCAGAGCTGGCTTGGATTCGAAACACGAGCTGGGTGGAAGCTGCAGCCCCTGTGCCACCAAGGGGAGCCCACCCACTCTGCGACCCCCCAAGCCTGGCTCGGCTGCAAGGGATGCTGGGAGTCCTGCAATCCTGCTTCGTGCCCAGTGACACGGACTTCCTGCCCCTTTTCTTTTTGTACTTATGTGTATAGGGGGGAAGCTCAAAAAGCCCCGTTACTCCTGTAAATCTGTTACTGCTGTGACAGGGGCTAGAGGTTGGGGGAGGGCCGGGTGTctggactcttggg encodes the following:
- the EPOR gene encoding erythropoietin receptor; the protein is MDPPRSHIAALCTLLAWATCTTQEGAGPDNGFNIQAALLLGEEPLDPKCFTRCLEDLTCFWESSSPPSATEYGFFYVVEGDAPQRCNVSVARTPWNSTRFSCVFPPQDTPSFTPLRVGAYAGNSSNVIHARTIMINQVVLLEPPSNLTARTTESPGQLAVSWQPPGLRYLESSLRYEVAFAPEGAERQTVNIPDGRTECLILNLRGRTRYALAVRVKPDGVSYSGYWSAWSAPVTVVTPRDLDPLILSLSLILLLIVVLLALFALLTHRRFLKKKLWPVIPSPEHKFEGLFTLYKGNFQLWLGQRNAYLWWSANPGYLEEQPTMLEVLSEGRESKVEGPVPPLPPKAQGSVPPARPEPPAEPQDDYLVLDEQLIPCSLGKDSLLLPDARSSASSEAPPAMGQELGSPGATPEPVPEERVSSSSSFEYTVFDPSSELLAPCGHQRPLKYSYLLVSDSGISADYSPLGTSTNRPNLYTNLCQEECQAQPFPASYVVCS